In Rutidosis leptorrhynchoides isolate AG116_Rl617_1_P2 chromosome 2, CSIRO_AGI_Rlap_v1, whole genome shotgun sequence, one genomic interval encodes:
- the LOC139894391 gene encoding uncharacterized protein isoform X1: protein MDKNKNRTDLLAAGRKKLQQYRQKKDGKGSKSSGKGSKPDFDVVTEESSSIGKPTKGKKHVAATEATVQHSSTEDVDLSSADVATQDISTSSLPIEISEAGESVGHSGPDENQQCSNRDDEIPTQRDDELPTHHDDEMLTHRDDEMPTHHVDEIPTVSSSRTVDVEEKPETGDEPVTPVGLKAVLHGNFSRKAGEFKDASGEDQVPDVGAMQEDNHSSLIDLEVAERAQVNSGDVDEDIKMDYTVSTTEQIIENEDSGSNKADPNSLSVITSSDSEHTIQPKEETVAGFQGDEELPPTSGDYVVNPVSLTQLAKALQILGEDEFRFVMAERDSCLGRDVKKDGDIKSGSIEFSDRLKDQLYINSYEKELMYLQLCEDSNKRAELDNEKVFLNASLGDVEEKNKILSEDLIKCRAELDRVTGEMEKLQMQFSFSKTEMDRCSARIEEFQVELERSEHQLSNVSSELVDSRSLLSDLQAKNENLNVKVASLTEEKQKKEMEKDGEILKNEKLTKEIMELKSLMELSQAENVDLKERFALVMEEKAKLENEKEIFVSEKESLLTELVESKRLIEALQGLNANSNEDKSKLEEANKHYVEENKKYAMEILESQHLVESLRSEVANFENEKTRLGDEISHLIVEKEEALTKLTNSKTLMKDLQTEYEKSMAALKDGAQRIEQLTVENVTLTSNLEVYREKISEFDDWKMKSEQRDFQESISIQDNSQHLVEGSDPKLEEQISNLEETLIKHVILDEFVKQYVFTVEAKKGELIDLCEDLRQEGTTIKTKNFELTEKLCNSESRISALQAEVDELQQLETIYRKLDTSIGLIETSVDQNISTRVATSVNQALAVIHDLHGKLEDALRKHDMLSDSYKEMTEKVKDLEGRNELASYVIHKVFDNLQKIVDDIGPFTQENEDDTTKEELDHLEISNYDIFIEKLIMMLHERAQLESKNREYNVELLRKMKDLEELNKRCVGPDVIVKLFEDIQSSVTLDDIEIKPDEPASSLESLIHSLVKNLKTNEMRSIDMQNELDHLTFSIVSYEIESHILKGSLMSAMEQLVTVQSEVQSKEKELHQSEQRVSALREKLHIAVTKGKGLIQQRDTLKQNLTATSSELDKCLHELQLKDATLQETETKLKNYSEAGERMEALESELSYIRNSATALRESFLLKDSVLQRIEEILEDLDLPEDFHVRDIIEKIDWLAKSVSQNPFPVSNSDQTGSIPIERTRSYPGSVSRALDGWREDLEPTVSSDDELRRNYEELQNKFYELAEQNEMLEQSLMERNNLVIRWEEVLDKINMPQQLRSLDPEDRIEWLRVALLEANDRCDLLQQDIHDLEKTRETSAADLEESQRRLVDLDSAVKSTTDEREQLFASLEVRNQDYDKICEKVALYETEIDKLKNEVGALQLKLDEKLSNEVASYQTEIGKLENEVSELQLRLDEKHADKEHMDHLNGEIRRLQNLVKNMLQVPQTEAPDSNSNDIQFLEGLLNELAEKHITETTRLTHGERSVDLSNMNEELGKKLEEVEGDLARVKDERDKHVEKSQSLVLEIESLQIKNKEMQNSLVQEEQKTAAVKEKLNVAVRKGKSLVQVRDSMKQTISDLTSQVERLTAEIKVRENTILEFQQKMKDLFTSQELVETKESEIQFLKNRLEEANGELQDKTNTLSMILRALGEIDLGVDFKTNDPFEKMKQIVKVLQDLEDAMSSSEQDSRKSKRAAELLLAELNEVQERNEDLLEELSKITMERDSVEAANRESLTRIEQLSALHLEERNSQFTELMNLKASLDQLRPGLSKIYNIISDVLPKDLDHLYNLEASINSLLESSDASNVGGQTLSSSHGGISLRPEFKVSKTEELHKDNQIIDSWRFIGSHMQDLMNNVNVCEEKLQSYSKFLHEKIVDLSETMSALHQEVTSHKYSIESAKEEIAWLESNGKQNETENVMLHKYISILYEACKNSVLEIEKSKGQIVANDSLGHDIFSGETLTVSEERITSMVNRLLSLVKEFHSVQSENLEVNLKEMKATISNLQRELTEKDVQKDRMCVDLVGQIKRAEAAAMSHLQELETSKTQINDLNGQCKVLEQRVKELEGQEIILVDLHEKVKSLTDALTAKEQENEALLQALDEEEGQMDDLTNKITELEKSVQQKNLDLDNSEAARSKALKKLSVTVSKFDELHHLSETLVSEVDKLQSQLQERDSEISFLRDEITRCTSDSLQALETDKRDLTEIQDILTWLDSMVSGVEMNNTRLDGNKIDQVDECKEVLKKQITSIISDLIDLRQVAQSKDDLLRIERSKVDELIRKRDHLESSLREKQSRLSLHEKDGDSAQGTSTGSEIVEVESVINKWPMQGTSMAPQVRSLRKVNNDQLAISIDDMDSDDKDKLEDDDDDKAHGFKSLTTSKLVPRFTRPVTDFVDGLWVSCDRTLMRQPALRLSLILYWALMHALLAVFVV, encoded by the exons ATGGATAAAAATAAAAATCGTACCGATCTGCTCGCTGCTGGCCGTAAAAAG CTACAACAGTATCGGCAGAAAAAGGATGGCAAAGGCAGTAAATCCTCAGGCAAGGGTAGTAAACCCGATTTTGATGTAGTTACCGAAGAATCATCTTCCATTGGTAAACCAACAAAGGGAAAGAAACATGTTGCCGCCACAGAAGCAACTGTCCAACATTCGTCAACAGAGGATGTTGATTTATCTAGTGCTGATGTGGCGACTCAAGACATCTCCACATCAAGTTTACCAATAGAAATTTCTGAAGCTGGTGAGTCAGTTGGTCATTCAGGTCCAGATGAAAATCAGCAATGTTCTAATCGTGATGATGAGATACCGACTCAACGTGATGATGAGTTACCGACTCATCATGATGATGAGATGCTGACTCATCGTGATGATGAGATGCCAACTCATCATGTTGATGAGATACCAACTGTTTCTTCTTCAAGGACAGTTGATGTTGAAGAAAAACCTGAAACTGGGGATGAACCAGTGACACCTGTTGGTTTGAAGGCCGTACTCCATGGCAACTTTTCCCGTAAAGCAGGTGAATTTAAAGATGCAAGTGGGGAAGATCAGGTACCAGATGTAG GGGCAATGCAGGAAGATAATCATTCCAGTTTGATAGATCTTGAAGTGGCTGAAAGAGCTCAAGTTAATTCAGGGGATGTTGATGAAGATATTAAGATGGATTATACAGTTAGCACAACGGAACAAATTATTGAAAATGAAGATTCAGGCTCTAATAAAGCAGATCCAAATTCTTTATCTGTGATCACATCTTCTGATTCTGAACATACAATTCAACCAAAAGAAGAAACAGTGGCGGGATTTCAAGGTGATGAAGAGTTGCCACCTACATCAGGTGATTATGTGGTCAACCCAGTTAGCCTCACTCAGCTTGCAAAGGCATTGCAGATTCTAGGTGAAGATGAATTCAGGTTTGTGATGGCCGAAAGAGATTCGTGTCTTGGTAGGGATGTAAAGAAAGATGGTGATATCAAGTCTGGCTCTATAGAGTTTTCTGATAGACTCAAAGACCAGTTATACATCAACAGTTATGAAAAAGAGTTAATGTACTTACAGCTATGTGAAGACTCAAATAAACGGGCAGAACTTGATAATGAGAAGGTATTTCTTAATGCTTCTCTTGGTGATGTTGAAGAGAAGAACAAAATTCTGTCTGAAGATCTTATCAAATGTAGGGCAGAGCTGGATAGAGTTACAGGTGAAATGGAGAAGCTTCAGATGCAGTTTTCTTTCTCAAAGACCGAAATGGACCGGTGTTCTGCCCGTATTGAGGAGTTCCAGGTTGAACTTGAGAGGTCTGAACATCAGTTGTCAAATGTGTCATCTGAATTGGTTGATAGCAGGAGTTTGTTGTCAGATTTGCAGGCTAAAAATGAAAACCTGAATGTGAAAGTTGCTTCATTGACTGAAGAGAAACAAAAGAAAGAAATGGAAAAAGATGGTGAGATTCTTAAGAATGAAAAGTTAACAAAAGAGATAATGGAGTTAAAATCTTTAATGGAATTATCTCAGGCTGAGAACGTCGACCTCAAAGAAAGGTTTGCTCTTGTAATGGAGGAGAAGGCTAAActggaaaatgaaaaagaaatctttgtttctgaaAAAGAGAGTCTGTTAACCGAATTGGTGGAATCGAAGAGATTAATTGAAGCACTTCAGGGGTTGAATGCAAATTCAAATGAGGATAAAAGTAAACTTGAAGAAGCAAACAAGCATTATGTTGAGGAGAATAAGAAATATGCGATGGAAATATTGGAATCCCAGCATTTGGTCGAAAGTTTACGTTCAGAAGTTGCAAACTTTGAAAATGAGAAAACCAGACTTGGAGACGAGATAAGTCATCTGATTGTAGAAAAGGAGGAAGCTTTGACAAAACTCACAAACAGCAAAACTTTAATGAAGGATCTGCAGACTGAATATGAGAAGTCCATGGCCGCCTTAAAAGATGGGGCCCAGCGTATTGAACAACTTACTGTGGAAAATGTCACTCTTACTAGTAATTTGGAAGTGTACAGAGAGAAGATTAGTGAATTTGATGACTGGAAAATGAAGTCTGAGCAAAGGGACTTTCAGGAAAGTATATCCATTCAAGATAATTCTCAGCATCTAGTTGAAGGTTCTGACCCTAAACTAGAAGAGCAGATTAGCAATTTGGAGGAAACGTTAATTAAACATGTGATCTTGGATGAATTTGTGAAGCAGTATGTGTTCACTGTTGAAGCCAAAAAGGGTGAACTTATAGATCTGTGTGAAGACTTGAGGCAGGAAGGGACCACCATTAAAACCAAGAACTTCGAGCTCACAGAAAAGCTATGCAACTCTGAATCACGAATCAGTGCATTGCAGGCAGAAGTGGATGAACTACAACAGCTTGAAACAATTTACAGAAAGCTGGATACATCTATTGGTTTGATTGAAACCAGTGTTGATCAAAATATAAGTACTCGTGTGGCTACTTCTGTTAACCAAGCTCTTGCAGTGATCCACGATCTTCATGGAAAGCTTGAAGATGCTCTTAGGAAACACGACATGCTTTCTGATTCTTACAAGGAAATGACTGAAAAGGTTAAAGATTTGGAGGGGAGAAATGAATTGGCTTCGTATGTGATACATAAAGTGTTTGATAACCTTCAGAAAATCGTGGATGATATAGGCCCGTTTACTCAAGAAAATGAAGATGATACTACAAAGGAGGAGTTGGATCATCTTGAAATCAGCAACTATGACATCTTTATTGAGAAGTTGATAATGATGCTTCATGAGAGAGCCCAGCTTGAATCCAAGAATAGAGAATACAACGTGGAGTTGTTGCGGAAAATGAAAGATTTGGAAGAATTAAATAAAAGGTGTGTTGGTCCAGATGTTATTGTCAAGTTGTTTGAAGATATTCAGTCTTCAGTTACACTAGATGACATTGAGATCAAACCAGATGAACCTGCATCTTCTTTAGAGTCTTTAATTCATTCTCTCGTAAAGAATTTGAAGACTAATGAAATGAGATCAATCGATATGCAGAATGAGTTAGACCATTTAACTTTCTCAATCGTTTCTTATGAAATTGAAAGTCACATTCTAAAGGGAAGTTTGATGAGTGCAATGGAGCAGCTTGTTACTGTTCAATCTGAAGTACAATCAAAAGAAAAAGAGCTCCATCAGTCTGAACAACGTGTATCTGCCCTGAGGGAAAAGCTACACATCGCTGTTACAAAAGGGAAAGGTCTTATTCAACAACGTGACACTTTGAAACAAAATCTTACAGCAACATCCAGTGAATTGGATAAATGCTTGCACGAGTTACAGTTGAAAGATGCTACACTTCAGGAAACTGAAACAAAATTAAAAAATTACTCTGAAGCTGGTGAACGTATGGAAGCTCTTGAATCGGAGTTATCGTACATTCGGAATTCAGCTACTGCATTGCGAGAGTCGTTTCTTTTGAAAGATTCTGTTCTTCAGAGAATAGAAGAGATCTTAGAAGATTTGGATCTTCCAGAAGATTTCCATGTGAGAGATATCATCGAGAAAATTGATTGGTTAGCAAAATCAGTATCTCAGAACCCGTTTCCTGTTAGTAATTCAGATCAAACGGGTTCAATTCCAATTGAGAGAACTCGTTCATATCCTGGATCTGTTTCCCGGGCTTTGGATGGTTGGAGGGAAGATCTAGAACCAACTGTAAGTTCAGATGATGAATTGAGAAGAAATTATGAAGAACTCCAAAATAAGTTCTATGAGTTGGCTGAGCAAAATGAGATGTTAGAGCAATCATTAATGGAGAGAAATAACCTAGTAATACGGTGGGAAGAAGTTTTGGATAAGATAAATATGCCTCAACAGTTGCGATCACTAGACCCAGAAGATAGAATCGAGTGGTTAAGAGTCGCTCTGTTGGAGGCAAATGACCGTTGTGACCTTCTTCAGCAAGATATTCATGATTTGGAAAAGACCCGGGAAACATCGGCTGCTGATCTTGAAGAAAGTCAAAGAAGATTAGTTGACCTTGACTCAGCTGTAAAGTCAACTACTGATGAACGGGAACAGCTATTTGCTAGTTTGGAGGTTAGAAATCAAGATTATGATAAAATCTGCGAGAAAGTTGCATTATACGAAACTGAGATTGATAAGCTGAAAAATGAAGTTGGTGCATTGCAACTAAAATTGGATGAGAAGCTTTCTAATGAAGTTGCATCATACCAAACCGAGATTGGTAAGCTTGAAAATGAAGTTAGTGAATTGCAACTAAGATTGGATGAGAAGCATGCGGATAAGGAGCATATGGACCATCTTAATGGTGAAATTAGGCGGTTACAGAATCTAGTTAAGAACATGCTTCAAGTTCCACAAACAGAAGCTCCTGATTCTAATTCAAATGATATTCAGTTCCTGGAAGGATTACTAAATGAGCTTGCAGAAAAGCACATCACTGAAACAACTCGGTTGACTCATGGAGAAAGAAGCGTTGACCTGTCAAACATGAACGAGGAGTTGGGAAAAAAGCTGGAGGAGGTTGAAGGTGATTTAGCCCGagtgaaggatgaaagagataaaCATGTGGAAAAAAGTCAGTCTTTAGTTCTGGAAATTGAATCATTACAGATAAAAAATAAAGAAATGCAGAACTCACTGGTTCAGGAAGAGCAGAAAACTGCTGCAGTTAAAGAAAAGTTAAATGTTGCAGTTAGAAAGGGCAAGTCTTTGGTTCAAGTACGTGACAGTATGAAGCAAACAATCAGTGATTTGACTTCTCAGGTTGAGCGTTTGACTGCGGAGATTAAAGTTCGTGAGAATACAATTTTGGAGTTTCAGCAGAAAATGAAGGATTTATTTACTTCACAAGAATTGGTGGAAACTAAAGAGTCTGAAATTCAGTTCTTGAAAAACCGCCTAGAAGAAGCAAACGGTGAGCTGCAGGATAAAACTAACACATTGAGCATGATATTAAGGGCTTTGGGGGAGATTGATCTTGGGGTTGACTTTAAAACAAATGACCCTTTTGAGAAAATGAAACAAATTGTCAAAGTATTGCAAGATTTGGAAGATGCCATGTCATCTTCTGAACAAGATTCAAGAAAATCGAAAAGAGCTGCTGAACTACTCCTTGCAGAGTTGAATGAGGTACAGGAGAGAAATGAAGACCTTCTTGAGGAGCTATCCAAAATCACCATGGAAAGGGATTCGGTAGAGGCTGCTAATCGTGAATCTCTCACACGTATTGAGCAGTTATCTGCTCTTCATTTGGAGGAAAGAAATAGCCAGTTTACTGAACTTATGAACTTGAAAGCTAGTTTAGACCAATTGAGACCTGGATTAAGCAAAATCTATAACATCATTAGTGATGTTTTGCCCAAAGACTTGGACCACCTATACAATCTCGAAGCCAGTATCAACTCGTTGTTGGAGTCAAGTGATGCTTCTAATGTGGGTGGCCAAACTTTAAGTAGTTCTCATGGTGGCATCAGCTTAAGGCCAGAGTTCAAG GTCAGCAAAACAGAAGAGCTACACAAAGACAACCAGATAATTGATTCATGGAGGTTTATTGGTAGCCACATGCAAGATTTAATGAATAATGTCAATGTTTGTGAAGAAAAGTTGCAGAGCTACTCAAAGTTTTTACATGAAAAGATTGTTGATTTATCTGAGACAATGTCAGCTCTTCATCAAGAAGTAACTTCTCATAAATATTCCATTGAATCTGCAAAGGAAGAGATTGCTTGGTTAGAGTCCAATGGTAAACAGAACGAGACAGAAAATGTAATGTTACATAAATATATATCAATTCTGTATGAAGCTTGCAAAAATTCAGTTCTAGAAATTGAGAAAAGTAAAGGCCAAATAGTGGCAAATGATTCTTTGGGTCACGATATTTTTAGTGGTGAAACTCTTACTGTATCTGAAGAGCGTATCACGAGTATGGTGAACAGATTATTGTCACTTGTGAAGGAATTTCATAGTGTTCAATCTGAGAATCTTGAAGTCAACTTGAAGGAAATGAAAGCTACAATCTCTAACTTACAAAGAGAACTCACAGAAAAAGATGTTCAGAAAGATAGAATGTGTGTGGATCTTGTGGGCCAGATAAAGCGGGCTGAAGCAGCTGCTATGAGCCACTTGCAAGAACTTGAAACTTCAAAGACTCAGATAAACGATTTAAACGGGCAGTGTAAGGTTCTGGAACAACGGGTCAAAGAGCTAGAAGGCCAAGAAATCATATTGGTTGACTTGCATGAGAAAGTCAAATCACTTACAGATGCTTTGACAGCAAAAGAACAAG AAAATGAAGCTTTATTGCAGGCACTTGATGAAGAGGAAGGCCAAATGGATGACTTAACAAACAAAATCACTGAATTAGAAAAAAGTGTGCAGCAGAAGAATCTTGACTTGGATAATTCTGAAGCTGCTCGTAGCAAAGCTTTAAAGAAGCTTTCTGTAACCGTGAGCAAGTTCGATGAACTTCATCATCTATCTGAAACCCTAGTTTCTGAGGTTGATAAGCTTCAATCTCAGCTTCAGGAACGGGATTCTGAAATCTCGTTTTTGAGAGATGAAATCACCCGCTGCACCAGTGATTCTTTACAAGCACTTGAAACTGACAAAAGGGATTTGACTGAGATCCAAGACATCTTGACTTGGTTAGATTCAATGGTTTCTGGAGTAGAAATGAATAACACGCGTCTTGATGGTAACAAAATTGATCAGGTTGATGAATGTAAAGAAGTACTCAAGAAGCAAATAACATCTATCATCTCAGATTTAATAGATTTAAGACAAGTGGCACAAAGCAAAGATGATCTGTTGCGTATAGAGAGGAGCAAAGTTGATGAATTGATACGTAAAAGAGATCATCTTGAAAGTTCTTTAAGGGAAAAGCAATCTAGATTGAGTTTGCACGAAAAAGATGGTGATTCTGCACAAGGGACATCAACGGGCTCTGAAATCGTTGAAGTTGAATCTGTG ATAAATAAATGGCCTATGCAAGGGACATCCATGGCACCTCAAGTTCGTAGTTTGCGAAAAGTAAATAACGATCAGCTTGCTATTTCAATAGATGATATGGATTCTGATGATAAGGATAAGTTagaagatgacgatgatgataaag CTCATGGTTTCAAGTCTCTTACTACATCAAAACTTGTTCCAAGATTCACCAGACCCGTTACAGACTTTGTTGATGGCTTGtg GGTTTCATGCGATAGAACATTAATGCGGCAGCCTGCTCTGAGGCTGAGTCTTATTCTTTATTGGGCTCTGATGCATGCACTTCTTGCGGTTTTTGTAGTTTGA